TTCAAGTGTCTTGGGCCAACGGCCGGTCCGTTCACGAAATGACGAAACCCATCCGCGCAGGATCTGCAGCCGTTCCTCCTTCATCGAATCCAGAACCGACGTGTTTTGTACCACGCCCCGGCTATCTACGAAAAAGTGCCCGCCCAGCGGATCGTTGCCAATCCCGCGGACGAGACCAGCGGATTCGAATTCCTCAATGCTCGCCGGGCGTTTACCGGTCTTCTTCTGATACTCGTCCGCAAGCTTGTTGAGAACGTCACAGGTCTCGCGCAGGGAAAGTTCCTGAAGTTTTCGCTCGGCAACCGTGCGCATGTTCTTGTCGCCGCTCGTCGATAGAATGTCCTGCCACATACCCCGCTCTACGTCGTACAAGCCATGTTGCTTCTGCAGATTCTTGGCCCAATCGACGACAAACGGAGGCGGATTGCCGGTAGCGGCGGCGATGGCAAGGTACCTCGCGCCGCGCACATTGTCGTGGCGGTTCAACACGTACGTGCGCGCAATCTCGAATGGCAATTCCCATCGTGTCGGGTTCTGCGGGATGCCGCTCTTCAGCAATTCCACGCTGGCGTCGTTGTCGTGCTTGAGCATGGCCAAGAACACGCCGCCCCACTGATAGACAGCCACGAAGTAGGGATCCAACTGCGTAATGGTCCGGCACATCTGATCCAGCCATGTGAATTTAAAGTCGCCCCGAAACTGCTGCGACGTGTACTGAATGCACCGTAGCCAAAGAAGATCGGCGACCACGCTGTTCATCCCCGCCGTGCAGTGCTGAAGCAGATCCTGGTTGGGCAGATAGAGCAGTTGCTCGTCGAACTCATGGCTGCGCATCGCGTCGATGCGTGTCTGCGCGAAGTACATCGTTGAGAACGCCACAACAGGCACCAGAATCGCTATGGCGGCTTTCTTCATCGTTAGACGTCCTTGTCCTCAAACGCCAGCGATGCCATGACGAGGAGCATGATCGTGTAGATCGTACCGTACACGAGCGCCCACAAAACGTATTCGGGCGCCACCGGTACACCATTCGCCGCCTCCGCGCGGATGTTGAAATTGGAGAGGTTTGGCAAGGCGTAGTAAACAACCGCCATGATCTTCTCCGCGACGGTCCCGTGGAACTGCTCGGGCAGGTCGATGAGAACCGTGGTGGCGTGGCCGACCACGTACGCGCAGAAGACGATAATGGCGCCCAGTATGGGCGATGTGACCGTGCTGAGAAGGATGGCGAGCGCCGTGACCAGGAGCAATTCCCAATAGATCAGAAGCACCGCAAGCGCGAATGTCGTGTCGAGCGCACCACCCAACAGCAACACGTAGCCTCCGGTGATGATGGCCATCGAGACGGTCACCACGGCCAGCAGCAGCGCCATTCCCAGATATTTGCCGACAATGAACTCCCAGCGGCGCATCGGACGGCAAATGATCGTATAGATTGTCCGTTTGTCGATTTCCTTATAGACAAGATTGGTGCCCACGAATATGGCGATGAGCACGCCGAAGATAGATACGGATGCCAGTGATATGTCCTTGACAATCTTGATGTCCTGCCCGATGCTGATCCAGCCGAGAGCCTTCGATCCCAGTATCGTTGCGCCCGCGAAGAACAGAAGCACGTAGAGGACCTTATCGCGAACCGCTTCGCGGAACGTGTTTTGCGCGACGGCGAGGATTCTCATGCCCTTTCCTCCTGCACGCGCATGAAGTAGTCTTCAAGCGATTCTTTCACCGGCGAGAAGTCGACCAGCGACGCTCCGTGTTGGTGCGCCACGCGTACCGCCTCGTTCGCGGCATCGAGGTCTCTGACTACGAAATGGTGTCCCGATTCCGATTGGCGCACGGACTCGGCCCGCGCGGAGACGGCCCGAATACCTTCCTCGTTCAGCCCGGAGACCACCACTTCGACAAGCTTCACGCGCTGCGTGAGCAATTCGTTGATGCGGCCCTGGCTGGTAAGCCGGCCGCTCACGAGAATTCCCACGCGATCACAGATCTGCTCCACGTCGCCAAGCACGTGAGAGCTGAAGAAGATCGTCTTCTTCTCATCGCGCAGGCGCAGGATGAGTTCGCGAATCGAGCGGCGGCCGAGAGGATCCAGGCCGCTCATGGGTTCGTCCAGAATCAAGAGTGGGGGATTGCCCACCATGGCCACGGCAAAACCGAGCCGCTGACGCATTCCCTTCGAGAAACCGCGGACGCGCTGATCCGCGATGGGTCCGAGTTCGAGTACATCCTCCAACTTCTTCCACTCGCGCGCCCGTGCCGGAGCGTCAAGGCCGTGCAAGCGCCCGTAGAACTCGAT
Above is a window of Candidatus Hydrogenedentota bacterium DNA encoding:
- a CDS encoding ABC transporter permease, whose amino-acid sequence is MRILAVAQNTFREAVRDKVLYVLLFFAGATILGSKALGWISIGQDIKIVKDISLASVSIFGVLIAIFVGTNLVYKEIDKRTIYTIICRPMRRWEFIVGKYLGMALLLAVVTVSMAIITGGYVLLLGGALDTTFALAVLLIYWELLLVTALAILLSTVTSPILGAIIVFCAYVVGHATTVLIDLPEQFHGTVAEKIMAVVYYALPNLSNFNIRAEAANGVPVAPEYVLWALVYGTIYTIMLLVMASLAFEDKDV
- a CDS encoding ABC transporter ATP-binding protein, translated to MDAIVASDLTKRYKGHVGRSKAPSLDGLHLTVRENEVFGFLGRNGAGKTTTIKLICSLIRPTRGEALVFGKNARKREARAFIGYLPENPYFYEYLTPRETIEFYGRLHGLDAPARAREWKKLEDVLELGPIADQRVRGFSKGMRQRLGFAVAMVGNPPLLILDEPMSGLDPLGRRSIRELILRLRDEKKTIFFSSHVLGDVEQICDRVGILVSGRLTSQGRINELLTQRVKLVEVVVSGLNEEGIRAVSARAESVRQSESGHHFVVRDLDAANEAVRVAHQHGASLVDFSPVKESLEDYFMRVQEERA